In Candidatus Goldiibacteriota bacterium, one DNA window encodes the following:
- a CDS encoding GAF domain-containing protein, with product MPYANVTMIETDQKVRIAVTSPDKPKIPEKIEKEWMHMLNDAAFRLKVSTALITKVGHKEIEIFVKNTNKKNPYELKGKAPLGSGLYCETVLARNKELSVNDAGRHPQWKLNPGMKYSMISYYGLPIKWPDGEFFGTICMLETKPVYFSSELKRIIGECRIEIEKNLACLLDDINVR from the coding sequence ATGCCGTATGCGAATGTGACGATGATTGAAACTGACCAGAAAGTAAGGATAGCCGTCACGTCGCCCGACAAGCCGAAAATACCGGAGAAAATTGAAAAAGAATGGATGCATATGTTGAATGATGCCGCATTCAGGCTTAAAGTTTCCACTGCGCTTATAACAAAAGTAGGGCATAAAGAGATAGAAATTTTCGTTAAAAATACAAATAAAAAAAATCCGTATGAGTTAAAAGGAAAAGCGCCGCTTGGTTCCGGATTGTATTGTGAAACGGTGCTTGCCAGAAATAAAGAACTTAGCGTGAATGACGCGGGCAGGCATCCGCAGTGGAAATTAAATCCGGGAATGAAATACAGCATGATATCGTATTACGGGCTGCCGATTAAATGGCCTGACGGTGAATTTTTTGGCACTATATGCATGCTTGAAACAAAACCTGTTTATTTTTCATCGGAATTAAAAAGGATTATTGGGGAATGCCGGATTGAAATTGAAAAGAATCTTGCCTGCCTTCTGGATGATATAAACGTAAGATAA